One Rhodothermus bifroesti DNA window includes the following coding sequences:
- a CDS encoding 4'-phosphopantetheinyl transferase family protein: MSLPETIAYRWLRYDAAQEAAWRAWLSAEEQQRLERFRSFYRKRSFLTGRAAVRQLLAQQLGVTPGQVPLVAQPDEPLQVLGEDVYVSLAHADDWALAATAPYPIGVDLERLRPRSPELCRHVLHPEEYPLLETFGKTAAEAIVWLWALKEAALKGAGLGLRCWPRRLRLELVGATCGWVQLPNGQRWAVAAGLREGYVWAIAWPALGLDSLSNQHHVNHGIGHF, translated from the coding sequence ATGTCACTTCCCGAAACGATAGCCTATCGCTGGTTGCGCTACGATGCGGCACAGGAAGCCGCCTGGAGGGCATGGCTTTCTGCGGAGGAGCAGCAGCGGCTAGAGCGTTTCCGAAGCTTCTATCGCAAACGGTCATTTTTGACCGGTAGGGCGGCAGTGCGCCAGCTGTTGGCCCAACAGCTGGGGGTGACTCCAGGTCAGGTGCCGCTGGTCGCTCAACCTGATGAGCCACTTCAAGTGTTAGGTGAAGACGTATATGTTTCTCTTGCTCATGCCGATGACTGGGCATTGGCTGCCACCGCTCCCTATCCCATTGGGGTAGATCTGGAACGCTTAAGGCCTCGTTCTCCCGAGCTGTGTCGTCACGTATTACATCCCGAAGAATACCCATTGCTAGAAACCTTTGGAAAGACAGCAGCAGAAGCTATTGTCTGGCTGTGGGCTTTGAAAGAAGCCGCGCTCAAAGGTGCTGGCCTGGGGCTGCGGTGTTGGCCTCGGCGGTTGCGCTTGGAACTGGTGGGGGCTACGTGCGGGTGGGTTCAGCTGCCCAATGGCCAGCGCTGGGCTGTAGCGGCTGGTTTGCGTGAGGGGTACGTTTGGGCCATTGCCTGGCCTGCATTAGGGCTAGATTCCTTATCAAATCAACACCACGTGAACCATGGTATCGGCCATTTTTGA
- a CDS encoding superoxide dismutase, producing MAFTLPPLPYPYDALEPYIDAQTMEIHHTKHHQAYINNVNKALEGYPELQQKSIEDLLRGINTIPEAIRTTVRNNGGGHANHSLFWTIMKPQGGGVPSGELAEAINATFGSFEAFKEKFSAEAAGRFGSGWAWLVVDENGKLQVYSTPNQDSPYMQGHTPILGLDVWEHAYYLKYQNRRPEYIQNWWNVVNWDQVAQYYKEALAKVAAA from the coding sequence ATGGCCTTTACACTACCCCCCTTGCCTTATCCGTACGATGCCCTCGAGCCGTATATCGACGCCCAAACGATGGAAATCCATCATACAAAACATCATCAAGCCTACATCAACAATGTCAACAAAGCGCTTGAGGGCTATCCAGAGCTGCAGCAGAAGTCAATTGAAGATTTACTGCGCGGGATTAACACCATTCCAGAAGCCATCCGTACCACCGTTCGCAACAATGGTGGCGGGCATGCCAACCACAGTCTCTTTTGGACCATTATGAAGCCCCAGGGTGGGGGCGTGCCCAGTGGCGAATTGGCCGAGGCTATTAACGCGACGTTTGGATCGTTTGAAGCCTTTAAAGAGAAATTTTCGGCTGAGGCAGCCGGTCGTTTTGGCAGCGGTTGGGCTTGGCTGGTTGTCGACGAAAACGGCAAGCTCCAGGTCTATTCGACGCCAAACCAAGATAGCCCCTACATGCAAGGGCATACGCCGATTCTTGGACTAGACGTGTGGGAGCATGCCTATTACCTCAAATACCAAAACCGGCGGCCGGAGTACATCCAGAACTGGTGGAATGTGGTTAACTGGGATCAGGTAGCCCAGTACTACAAGGAAGCACTGGCCAAGGTGGCCGCTGCGTAA
- the rsmB gene encoding 16S rRNA (cytosine(967)-C(5))-methyltransferase RsmB has product MPKLRPFSKQPDPARREAVQLLERIESDQAYVNRLISEHLTDELPPEAGRRTTEYVAGVTRWRRWLDFLLAQAYHGRYDQLEPRLRQILRLGLYELLFLKTPAYAALHEAVLLAQAMVRPQAGKVVNAVLRTLLRQQDFLPQPQTGDVAEDLAICYSHPTWMVQRWLARYGREATEALMQHNNTRPWFGIRVRTDRIARSVVLHRLADRRVEAEPSPVLDDFVRVRRLQPILEDRLIEKGLLAVQDESAGLVVRLLDPHPEETIIDACAAPGGKTTYIATRMRDHGRVLAFDVHPGRTERIRQAALQQGLTSIVAETLDVRHVAERYPTLQADRVLLDVPCSGLGVLAKRADLRWHRCPEALDELTQLQDALLEAAARLVRPGGVLVYSTCTIEPEENEMRVQAFLQRHPEFALEGAENWVPASMVTPAGFLATWPPRDRMDGAFAARMRRKA; this is encoded by the coding sequence ATGCCCAAGCTACGTCCATTTTCCAAACAACCCGATCCGGCTCGACGGGAAGCCGTGCAGCTTCTGGAACGCATTGAGTCGGATCAGGCCTACGTCAACCGGTTGATTAGCGAACACCTGACCGACGAACTACCCCCTGAGGCTGGCCGGAGGACTACGGAGTACGTGGCGGGTGTGACGCGTTGGCGTCGATGGTTGGATTTTCTCCTGGCGCAGGCCTACCACGGTCGCTATGATCAGTTGGAGCCGCGCTTGCGGCAGATTCTTCGCTTGGGACTCTATGAGCTGCTTTTTCTGAAAACTCCTGCCTACGCTGCATTGCACGAGGCTGTTTTGCTGGCTCAGGCAATGGTCCGGCCGCAGGCAGGCAAGGTGGTCAACGCGGTGCTGCGGACGCTGTTGCGCCAGCAAGACTTTCTGCCACAGCCGCAAACCGGTGACGTGGCCGAGGACTTGGCCATTTGCTATTCTCATCCCACCTGGATGGTGCAGCGTTGGCTAGCGCGATATGGCCGCGAGGCAACGGAAGCCCTGATGCAACACAACAATACGCGCCCTTGGTTTGGGATACGGGTACGTACCGACCGCATTGCCCGCAGTGTAGTGCTGCACCGACTGGCCGATCGAAGGGTTGAGGCCGAGCCGTCACCGGTTTTGGACGACTTCGTTCGGGTACGCCGGCTGCAGCCTATCCTAGAAGATCGGTTAATTGAAAAGGGTCTACTTGCTGTGCAAGATGAAAGCGCTGGGTTAGTAGTGCGTCTGCTGGATCCTCACCCCGAAGAAACGATCATCGATGCATGTGCCGCCCCAGGAGGTAAAACCACGTATATCGCTACGCGCATGCGGGATCACGGCCGGGTGCTTGCCTTCGATGTCCATCCAGGCCGCACAGAACGCATTCGTCAAGCAGCGCTCCAGCAAGGGTTGACCAGCATTGTGGCTGAAACGCTTGACGTGCGACATGTCGCCGAGCGCTACCCAACGCTGCAGGCTGATCGTGTGCTACTTGACGTACCTTGCTCTGGGCTGGGGGTACTGGCTAAGCGTGCCGACCTGCGCTGGCATCGCTGCCCAGAAGCACTCGACGAACTGACGCAGTTGCAGGACGCGTTGCTGGAGGCTGCCGCACGCTTGGTGCGTCCCGGGGGTGTATTGGTCTACAGTACGTGCACGATCGAGCCCGAAGAAAACGAAATGCGGGTGCAAGCTTTTCTACAACGGCACCCGGAATTTGCCCTAGAGGGTGCTGAGAACTGGGTGCCTGCTTCTATGGTGACGCCAGCAGGCTTTTTAGCAACTTGGCCGCCACGCGATCGTATGGATGGAGCGTTTGCCGCACGCATGCGTCGAAAGGCCTAA
- a CDS encoding apoptosis inducing factor family protein, with translation MPAYRVARVDALADGQMKQVKAGQTDVLLVRLAGQVYALGAHCTHYGAPLATGVLQGERIICPWHHACFHARTGEHLEPPGLDHLPTFTVRIEGESIWVEVPEDVASHRLPALVRRDVSDGRTCVVVGSGCAGAYAVEALRAQGFTGRVLWITGAEFPPIDRPNLSKAYLSGEAPEEWMPLRPSAFYAAADVELIQDNPVVRLDATARRITLADGETLPYDVAILAPGAVPRRLEVPGAELSGIFTLRTLDDSRALRAAAQQARRAVVVGASFIGMEAAQSLRHLGLEVTVVAPEAVPFERTLGAPVGHVFQTLHEEHGVRFRLGRTVKAFAGEERVAAVILDDGSELAADLVVVGVGVEPATDFVEGVAKAPDGSILVDAYLQAGEGLFVAGDAARFPDWRTGSPIRIEHWQTAAQLGRLAGANAAGRRQPYQGVPFFWTRQFGVSLQYVGYAGVWDQVVLEGDPSARRFLAYYVRDEAVWAIAGMGRGREMAILHGLLWEHPLPALDLLQDALAAH, from the coding sequence ATGCCTGCCTATAGGGTAGCACGCGTCGATGCGCTGGCCGATGGCCAGATGAAACAGGTCAAAGCCGGACAGACTGACGTGCTGCTGGTGCGCCTAGCGGGGCAAGTTTATGCCTTAGGAGCGCATTGCACGCACTATGGCGCACCGCTAGCTACGGGTGTGCTTCAAGGAGAACGCATCATCTGTCCTTGGCACCATGCCTGCTTTCATGCGCGCACAGGTGAGCATTTGGAGCCTCCTGGGCTCGATCATCTGCCCACGTTCACCGTGCGCATCGAAGGGGAATCGATTTGGGTCGAAGTTCCAGAAGACGTTGCTTCACATCGCTTGCCCGCTTTGGTGCGTCGGGATGTGAGTGATGGACGTACATGCGTGGTGGTTGGGTCGGGATGCGCTGGTGCCTATGCGGTTGAAGCCTTGCGGGCGCAAGGGTTTACGGGGCGTGTGCTTTGGATAACCGGTGCGGAGTTTCCACCAATTGATCGTCCAAATTTGAGCAAAGCTTATCTTTCGGGCGAGGCGCCTGAGGAATGGATGCCGCTTCGCCCATCAGCATTCTATGCTGCAGCTGATGTTGAGCTTATCCAAGATAACCCTGTGGTTCGCTTAGATGCCACAGCGCGGAGGATTACGTTGGCCGATGGAGAAACGTTGCCTTACGATGTGGCTATTTTGGCACCAGGAGCTGTGCCCCGCCGGCTTGAAGTGCCGGGAGCTGAGCTTTCAGGCATTTTCACGCTGCGCACACTGGACGACAGCCGAGCACTCCGGGCAGCTGCCCAGCAGGCTCGCCGGGCCGTTGTGGTAGGTGCCAGCTTTATTGGCATGGAAGCAGCGCAAAGCTTGCGACATCTGGGACTAGAAGTGACTGTCGTAGCACCTGAAGCGGTGCCGTTTGAACGCACGCTGGGTGCACCCGTTGGGCATGTCTTTCAAACGCTGCACGAGGAGCATGGCGTGAGGTTTCGGTTAGGGCGGACCGTAAAAGCGTTTGCGGGTGAGGAACGGGTTGCTGCAGTTATACTCGACGACGGATCGGAGCTGGCAGCTGACCTTGTGGTGGTGGGTGTTGGCGTCGAGCCTGCTACCGACTTTGTAGAAGGCGTCGCAAAAGCTCCAGACGGCAGCATTCTCGTCGATGCCTATCTGCAAGCTGGTGAAGGACTTTTCGTAGCTGGAGATGCTGCGCGCTTCCCGGATTGGCGAACAGGATCACCTATTCGCATTGAACACTGGCAGACGGCCGCCCAGCTTGGCCGTTTAGCTGGTGCCAACGCCGCTGGCCGACGCCAACCTTACCAAGGGGTACCGTTTTTCTGGACGCGCCAATTCGGCGTAAGCCTGCAGTACGTTGGATATGCCGGGGTATGGGACCAAGTGGTGCTCGAAGGGGATCCGTCAGCACGGCGATTCCTGGCCTATTACGTGCGGGATGAAGCCGTTTGGGCTATAGCCGGTATGGGACGGGGGCGCGAGATGGCAATCTTACACGGTTTGTTATGGGAACATCCCTTACCTGCCCTTGACCTGCTTCAAGACGCTTTGGCAGCCCACTAA
- a CDS encoding NAD(P)H-quinone oxidoreductase gives MRAVLLRASGGPEVLYLGEYPTPTPGPGELLVRVQAASVNRADILQREGKYPPPPGASPILGLDIAGTVAALGPGVTHWQVGDRVFGLLEGGGYAEYAVLPAGMAMPIPENLSFEEAAAIPEVFLTAYQALVWLGELQAGEQVLIHAGASGVGTAAIQLARRLGAKVHVTASAAKHEACRALGAETTIDYHSEDFTARVLEATEGKGVSLIIDFIGAPYLKPNLHCLATDGRIVLLATIGGSRVETLDLRLLFAKRARLIASTLRNRSRDYKVRLTQEFAERFLADFAKGRLRPVLDRIYDWSEVADAHRRLEANQHVGKIVLRIA, from the coding sequence ATGCGTGCTGTTTTGCTCCGTGCCTCTGGGGGTCCAGAGGTGCTTTACTTGGGAGAATATCCCACCCCTACACCTGGGCCGGGAGAACTTCTGGTTCGTGTACAGGCCGCCTCAGTAAACCGAGCCGACATTTTGCAACGCGAAGGTAAGTATCCCCCACCACCAGGTGCCAGCCCCATTCTTGGGTTGGATATAGCTGGGACGGTTGCGGCTTTAGGACCGGGGGTAACACACTGGCAGGTGGGCGATCGGGTTTTTGGCCTCCTAGAAGGGGGTGGATATGCTGAATATGCTGTACTCCCCGCAGGCATGGCTATGCCGATACCTGAAAACCTGTCGTTTGAAGAGGCTGCTGCGATTCCAGAGGTCTTTCTGACCGCTTATCAGGCCTTAGTCTGGTTAGGTGAGCTTCAAGCCGGCGAGCAGGTGCTGATTCACGCAGGCGCCAGTGGGGTGGGTACGGCCGCTATCCAGTTGGCCCGCCGGCTAGGGGCCAAGGTGCACGTGACCGCCTCGGCAGCTAAACACGAAGCTTGTCGTGCTTTGGGCGCTGAGACTACGATTGACTACCATAGCGAAGATTTTACCGCCCGGGTGCTGGAAGCCACCGAAGGTAAAGGGGTCAGCTTGATCATCGATTTTATCGGCGCGCCTTACCTTAAGCCTAACCTACACTGCCTGGCGACCGACGGCCGCATCGTTCTATTGGCTACCATAGGCGGTAGCCGGGTTGAGACTTTGGACTTGCGCCTCCTTTTTGCCAAACGGGCTCGGCTGATTGCTTCTACGCTGCGTAACCGATCACGGGACTACAAGGTGCGCCTAACGCAGGAATTTGCCGAGCGCTTTCTTGCCGACTTTGCCAAAGGACGCTTGCGGCCGGTGCTTGACCGCATCTACGACTGGTCTGAAGTGGCCGACGCGCACCGCCGCCTGGAAGCCAACCAGCACGTGGGGAAGATTGTGCTGCGCATCGCGTAA
- the mdh gene encoding malate dehydrogenase gives MKVTIIGAGNVGATVAECIARKDMVDEIVLVDIVQGLPQGKALDMQQAAPIHGYDTRIIGTNDYKDTEGSDICVITAGSPRKPGMSRDDLLAINAKIVRSVTEQFVKGSPNAILVVVSNPLDVMTYVAYKTSGFPSHRVMGMAGVLDTARYRTFIALELGVSVRDVQALLMGGHGDSMVPLPRYTTVSGIPITQLLSKEKIDAIVERTKFGGGEIVQLMGTSAWYAPGAAAAEMVEAIVKNSGRILPCAAYVNGQYGLRDLFIGVPVRLGRKGVEEVIEVDLTEEERKLLEASAEHVRQGLRDLERVEAAAS, from the coding sequence ATGAAAGTCACCATCATCGGTGCCGGCAACGTAGGGGCTACCGTTGCCGAATGCATTGCCCGTAAGGATATGGTCGACGAGATTGTGCTTGTCGACATTGTGCAAGGCCTGCCTCAAGGTAAAGCACTTGATATGCAGCAGGCTGCGCCCATTCACGGCTACGATACGCGCATTATCGGCACAAACGACTATAAGGACACCGAGGGCTCCGACATCTGCGTCATTACAGCCGGCTCACCGCGCAAGCCGGGCATGAGTCGCGACGACCTGCTCGCAATCAATGCGAAGATCGTTCGTTCGGTTACGGAACAGTTCGTCAAAGGCAGCCCTAATGCGATCCTGGTCGTGGTTTCGAATCCGCTCGATGTGATGACCTACGTAGCTTATAAGACCAGCGGCTTTCCCAGCCACCGCGTCATGGGAATGGCTGGTGTGCTCGATACGGCCCGTTACCGAACGTTCATCGCGCTAGAGCTGGGCGTCTCTGTGCGCGACGTGCAGGCACTACTCATGGGCGGCCACGGCGACTCGATGGTCCCTCTACCCCGCTATACCACGGTCAGTGGCATACCGATCACGCAGCTGCTAAGCAAAGAAAAAATCGACGCGATTGTCGAGCGGACCAAATTTGGTGGTGGCGAAATTGTCCAGCTCATGGGCACTTCGGCCTGGTATGCGCCGGGGGCAGCTGCAGCTGAAATGGTAGAAGCGATCGTCAAAAACTCAGGTCGCATTCTCCCGTGTGCGGCCTACGTCAACGGCCAGTATGGCTTGCGCGACTTGTTTATCGGCGTGCCTGTGCGTCTAGGGCGCAAAGGTGTTGAAGAGGTCATCGAAGTAGACCTTACCGAAGAAGAACGGAAGCTGCTGGAAGCTTCCGCCGAACACGTACGGCAAGGGCTGCGTGATCTCGAACGCGTCGAAGCCGCAGCAAGCTAA
- a CDS encoding PQQ-binding-like beta-propeller repeat protein: MTWRLGAHCCWIVGALLLAGCQTHARRVPETGYRGWTAYGGSPDFLHYSALEQINRENVHRLRVAWVYETGDAFPGSEMQCNPIVIDGVLYATTPRLRVIALDAATGTLRWQFDPHNGQAPTGKLRNRGLAYWQDATGRDRRLFVVVQHWLYALDARSGRPIVSFGDSGRVDLRQGLGRDPQSLSITATSPGVVYRDLLILGSTVGEDLPAAPGDIRAFDVRTGALRWRFHTIPHPGEFGYESWPSDAWTYVGGANAWSGLSLDTTRGIVFAPTGSAAYDFYGGNRQGDNLFANTLLALDAATGRRLWHFQVVRHDVWDRDLPAPPTLVTVRRGRRLIDAVAQITKHGYVFVFERETGKPLFPIDEHPIPSSDVPGERLAATQPIPRKPPPFVRTHFHDSLLTRRTPEAYQAVRAQLQHLRYGHPFTPPSFEGTVVFPGLDGGGEWGGAAFDPETGYLYVNANEMAWIIRLVPRGEARWSGRNIYRQFCASCHREDFRGNPPEFPSLEQMQLAQRYTVASLAAFLRSGSGRMPGFAYLGQASLEAVAEFLLTGRDRALDAPPDSTLLARVPYKHDGYNKFLDPEGYPAITPPWGTLTAIDLDRGEIVWQVPLGEVPALAAQGLRHTGCENYGGPVVTAGGLVFIAATCDRKIRAFDKYTGQLLWEAVLPAAGYATPAVYELGGKPYVVIAAGGGKWGEPSGGSYVAFTLE, from the coding sequence ATGACCTGGAGGCTGGGCGCGCATTGCTGCTGGATCGTTGGGGCGCTTCTCCTTGCCGGTTGTCAGACCCACGCGCGCCGGGTGCCTGAAACGGGCTATCGTGGCTGGACGGCCTACGGCGGTAGTCCTGATTTCCTGCACTACTCAGCGCTAGAGCAAATCAACCGGGAAAACGTGCACCGTCTTCGCGTGGCCTGGGTCTATGAAACAGGCGACGCTTTCCCGGGCTCAGAAATGCAGTGTAACCCCATTGTCATCGATGGGGTGTTGTACGCGACCACGCCACGGCTGCGTGTCATTGCTCTGGATGCGGCCACGGGTACCCTTCGCTGGCAATTTGACCCGCATAATGGCCAAGCGCCTACAGGCAAGCTGCGCAACCGCGGGCTGGCTTACTGGCAAGATGCAACAGGGCGCGACCGGCGGCTTTTTGTAGTAGTGCAGCATTGGCTCTACGCTTTGGACGCGCGCAGCGGTCGCCCCATTGTTTCGTTTGGCGACAGCGGTCGGGTTGATTTGCGCCAGGGCTTAGGTCGCGACCCCCAAAGTTTGTCGATCACAGCAACCAGTCCGGGTGTGGTCTACCGCGATTTGCTCATTCTTGGAAGCACCGTCGGGGAAGACTTGCCAGCTGCCCCGGGCGACATTCGGGCTTTCGACGTGCGCACTGGCGCCTTGCGCTGGCGTTTCCACACCATTCCGCATCCTGGGGAATTCGGCTACGAAAGCTGGCCCTCGGATGCTTGGACCTACGTCGGTGGGGCTAATGCCTGGAGCGGTCTGAGCCTCGACACGACGCGCGGGATCGTTTTTGCTCCTACCGGCTCGGCGGCTTATGACTTTTACGGGGGCAACCGACAGGGAGACAACCTGTTTGCCAATACACTGCTGGCCTTAGATGCTGCCACAGGTCGCCGCTTATGGCACTTTCAAGTCGTACGCCATGACGTTTGGGATCGCGACCTTCCGGCACCCCCTACGTTGGTTACTGTTCGACGGGGCAGGCGCCTGATTGATGCGGTAGCCCAGATTACCAAACACGGCTACGTTTTTGTCTTTGAACGGGAAACCGGAAAGCCGCTTTTCCCAATTGACGAGCACCCCATCCCCTCCTCAGATGTGCCTGGTGAGCGCCTGGCAGCTACGCAACCCATCCCCCGTAAGCCGCCTCCTTTTGTACGCACGCATTTTCATGACTCGCTACTTACACGCCGCACGCCAGAGGCCTACCAAGCTGTTCGGGCGCAACTGCAGCACCTACGCTATGGTCACCCCTTTACCCCACCCAGCTTCGAAGGCACCGTGGTTTTTCCAGGCTTGGATGGCGGAGGCGAGTGGGGTGGCGCGGCCTTTGACCCCGAGACCGGCTACCTCTACGTTAATGCCAACGAGATGGCCTGGATCATACGTCTTGTTCCACGAGGTGAAGCGCGCTGGAGCGGTCGCAATATCTACCGACAATTCTGCGCCAGCTGTCATCGGGAGGATTTTCGAGGGAATCCGCCCGAATTTCCTTCACTGGAACAGATGCAGCTCGCCCAGCGCTATACAGTCGCCTCTCTTGCAGCCTTTTTACGCAGTGGCAGCGGTCGTATGCCTGGCTTTGCTTACCTGGGTCAAGCCTCGCTCGAGGCTGTAGCCGAATTTCTGCTCACAGGCCGCGACCGCGCGCTCGATGCACCCCCCGACTCGACGCTGCTGGCCCGCGTGCCTTATAAGCACGACGGCTACAACAAATTTCTGGATCCTGAAGGCTATCCGGCGATTACTCCTCCTTGGGGAACGCTGACAGCTATTGACCTCGACCGTGGAGAAATCGTCTGGCAAGTTCCTTTAGGAGAAGTCCCGGCCCTAGCTGCCCAAGGGCTGCGCCACACGGGCTGCGAGAACTATGGCGGTCCTGTCGTTACCGCAGGTGGCCTAGTGTTCATTGCAGCTACGTGCGACCGAAAAATTCGGGCTTTCGACAAATACACGGGTCAACTGCTCTGGGAAGCTGTGCTGCCAGCAGCAGGCTATGCCACCCCAGCTGTTTACGAGCTTGGGGGAAAGCCGTATGTGGTTATAGCAGCCGGGGGAGGCAAGTGGGGCGAGCCCTCTGGGGGCAGCTATGTGGCCTTCACGCTGGAGTAA
- a CDS encoding NHL repeat-containing protein: protein MPDSLQWESLASFVQAQALAVDPQGRLYVADAGRHVVVRLSPEGQIEAIIGGPGSAPGQFDTPVALYVGAGLRLWVAEAGNHRLQRLTWQGTPLEVIPLPEGVMPTGVCAQGRQVWVLDAQGAALWQRLSDGRWQKMAQGMHQPIALAPGSGGRLFVADAGQNKVLAYDALGVVERLWIETLPAKPQALTALGDTLWMVLDHRLYRHVPTMGLEIWGTAMPHVVGLAVHQGIVYVLTPTRLYQGRQFKTPGRR from the coding sequence GTGCCAGACTCGCTCCAATGGGAATCCCTAGCTAGCTTTGTGCAGGCGCAGGCGCTTGCTGTAGATCCGCAGGGCCGCCTCTACGTTGCCGATGCCGGACGTCACGTGGTCGTACGCCTTTCGCCCGAAGGGCAAATCGAAGCCATCATAGGTGGGCCCGGCAGTGCACCAGGACAGTTCGATACGCCTGTGGCCCTGTACGTTGGGGCTGGATTAAGGCTCTGGGTGGCTGAAGCAGGAAACCACCGCTTGCAACGGCTAACCTGGCAAGGCACGCCCCTTGAGGTTATCCCTTTACCCGAGGGCGTCATGCCTACAGGAGTTTGTGCCCAAGGAAGGCAAGTATGGGTGCTGGATGCCCAAGGGGCTGCCTTGTGGCAACGCCTATCCGATGGCCGCTGGCAAAAAATGGCACAGGGGATGCATCAGCCTATCGCCCTAGCTCCAGGCAGTGGCGGCCGACTGTTTGTGGCCGATGCCGGTCAAAATAAGGTGCTGGCTTACGATGCCTTAGGTGTAGTGGAGCGCCTCTGGATTGAAACTCTTCCAGCTAAACCCCAAGCCCTAACTGCTCTTGGGGATACGCTATGGATGGTGCTCGACCACCGGCTATACCGTCACGTGCCGACCATGGGACTCGAAATATGGGGCACAGCAATGCCCCATGTGGTGGGCCTTGCTGTACATCAGGGGATCGTGTACGTGCTTACCCCCACACGTTTGTATCAGGGGCGTCAGTTTAAAACTCCAGGACGCAGGTAA
- the purD gene encoding phosphoribosylamine--glycine ligase: MRILILGSGGREHALAWALSQSPQQPELFIAPGNPGTAQLGTNVPIAATDAANLRKLVREQHIDLVVVGPEQPLVEGMAEALRAEGVSVLGPSAAAARLEGSKAFAKAFMRRHGIPTALYRTFSAAQLDEALTYVAAHPEPLVVKASGLAAGKGAVVCATREEAQRVLRWMLEEGGLGKAGSEVVVEAFMEGEEASVFALTDGRDYVLLAPAQDHKRIGEGDTGPNTGGMGAYAPAPIVDETVLKRVAQEIIEPVLAGMEAEGHPYQGVLYCGLMITAEGPKVVEFNCRLGDPEAQVVLPVAEVDWVELFERTASGRLHGFTMPPVRRAAACVVLASAGYPGTYTTGHPIEGLEAAEALPNVLVFHAGTRRTETGQLVTQGGRVLGVTAIGATLAEALQRAYAAAEQIHFEGRYLRRDIGQKGLLRLALLDA; the protein is encoded by the coding sequence ATGCGTATTTTAATTTTAGGTAGTGGTGGACGTGAACATGCACTTGCCTGGGCCTTGTCCCAAAGTCCACAGCAGCCAGAACTGTTCATCGCACCGGGGAATCCGGGAACGGCCCAGTTAGGAACGAACGTACCAATTGCAGCTACGGATGCGGCCAATTTGCGTAAATTGGTTCGGGAGCAGCATATCGACCTGGTGGTTGTCGGTCCTGAGCAGCCATTGGTCGAAGGGATGGCTGAGGCCTTGCGTGCCGAAGGCGTGAGTGTGCTCGGCCCTTCGGCAGCTGCAGCCCGCTTGGAAGGCAGTAAAGCCTTTGCTAAAGCCTTCATGCGGCGGCATGGCATTCCAACGGCCCTCTATCGGACGTTTAGTGCCGCGCAGCTCGATGAAGCGCTGACGTACGTTGCAGCCCATCCAGAACCGTTGGTGGTCAAGGCCAGTGGTCTGGCAGCTGGAAAGGGGGCCGTCGTGTGCGCCACGCGCGAAGAAGCCCAACGTGTGCTTCGCTGGATGCTCGAGGAAGGCGGCTTGGGCAAAGCAGGCAGCGAGGTGGTGGTAGAAGCCTTTATGGAAGGGGAAGAGGCCAGTGTGTTTGCACTTACCGATGGTCGCGACTACGTGCTTTTGGCTCCGGCACAGGACCACAAACGCATCGGCGAAGGGGATACGGGTCCGAATACAGGAGGTATGGGCGCTTATGCCCCTGCCCCCATCGTGGATGAGACCGTGCTGAAACGGGTAGCCCAGGAGATTATTGAGCCAGTGCTCGCCGGCATGGAAGCGGAAGGTCATCCTTACCAAGGCGTGCTCTATTGCGGGCTTATGATTACCGCCGAAGGACCTAAAGTGGTAGAGTTCAACTGCCGTCTGGGCGATCCGGAAGCGCAGGTCGTGTTGCCCGTGGCTGAAGTGGACTGGGTTGAGCTGTTCGAACGGACAGCTTCAGGTCGGCTGCACGGTTTTACGATGCCGCCCGTCCGTAGAGCTGCAGCCTGCGTGGTTTTAGCCTCCGCGGGGTATCCCGGAACGTACACTACGGGACATCCTATCGAGGGCCTCGAGGCGGCCGAAGCATTGCCCAATGTCCTCGTGTTTCATGCAGGCACGCGCAGAACGGAAACAGGACAGCTGGTGACGCAAGGCGGTCGTGTGCTGGGCGTAACGGCTATAGGGGCTACGCTGGCCGAGGCACTGCAACGCGCTTATGCCGCTGCCGAACAGATTCACTTCGAAGGTCGATATTTACGACGTGACATTGGCCAGAAAGGTCTGCTGCGCCTGGCTCTACTGGATGCTTAG